A genomic segment from Corythoichthys intestinalis isolate RoL2023-P3 chromosome 2, ASM3026506v1, whole genome shotgun sequence encodes:
- the cenpl gene encoding centromere protein L isoform X1, giving the protein MFFRRSSVSVVQANMSSPPKSTARTPVNKSRTRQSYQNMTAASRLFLTRELTSQRLSARRKIPKSDNILDKMDPQQLSLLMGTEWQLSFVTPMYQFRYTQLKSYARQLSAFMAAETQRGLALEVGGTLGFRVSFSVVRGLVGTDDDAEAVFIQIAAQNAFGRADEQDKTAWKGWLACVNGNADYPRSLPKDFVCLPLFACSGKEALTALVKSWFQQTFDCCLGSLELSHTSLQWLLALWTECRVESKAKDLKMVWTLPAKPALRVTYSVDPEDAWELWSSVRTSVGETDEREIDWEEVRRLTKALTGHFYRYFRMDLSAGNLSHLSTTMGAAKHEGRIKISNSRCLSATLTLLTECALLKMPI; this is encoded by the exons ATGTTTTTCCGGCGGTCCTCTGTTTCAGTCGTACAAGCGAATATGTCATCCCCACCAAAAAG taCGGCGAGAACCCCCGTCAATAAAAGTAGGACCCGACAGTCTTACCAGAACATGACTGCAGCTTCGCGTCTCTTCCTGACGAGGGAGCTGACGTCCCAACGGCtcagcgccaggagaaaaataCCAAAGTCAGACAATATTCTG GACAAAATGGACCCTCAGCAGTTGTCCTTACTGATGGGGACAGAATGGCAGCTGTCCTTCGTCACGCCCATGTACCAATTCCGTTACACCCAGTTGAAAAGCTACGCCCGGCAACTCTCAGCGTTCATGGCAGCGGAAACGCAGCGAGGTCTGGCACTGGAGGTGGGAGGAACGCTCGGCTTCAGGGTCTCCTTCTCGGTAGTCCGGGGTCTGGTTGGGACAGATGATGATGCGGAGGCCGTCTTCATACAG ATCGCCGCTCAGAACGCATTCGGCAGAGCGGACGAGCAGGACAAGACGGCGTGGAAAGGCTGGCTGGCCTGCGTCAACGGCAATGCCGACTACCCGAGATCGCTCCCCAAAGATTTCGTCTGTCTACCGCTCTTCGCCTGCAGTGGGAAGGAGGCCCTCACCGCTTTGGTGAAATCCTGGTTCCAGCAGACCTTTGACTGCTGCTTGGGCTCCTTGGAGCTCAGCCACACCAGCTTGCAGTGGTTGCTGGCGTTGTGGACAGAGTGCCGTGTCGAGTCCAAAGCCAAGGATCTGAAAATGGTTTGGACACTTCCGGCGAAGCCGGCGCTTAGGGTGACCTACTCCGTGGACCCCGAGGACGCATGGGAGCTTTGGAGCAGTGTGAGAACCTCGGTGGGGGAGACCGACGAACGCGAGATCGATTGGGAGGAGGTGAGGAGGCTCACCAAAGCACTGACGGGACACTTCTACCGATACTTCCGAATGGATCTTTCGGCCGGGAATCTCAGCCACCTGTCCACCACGATGGGCGCGGCTAAACACGAAGGCAGAATCAAG ATTTCCAACAGTAGATGCTTGAGCGCGACGCTAACACTGCTGACAGAGTGCGCCCTCCTCAAAATGCCCATTTGA
- the LOC130929778 gene encoding FUN14 domain-containing protein 1 isoform X1, with the protein MATVDQSEGQEEPESEEEVYEVVDLTEYARRHQWWSRVFGSNSGPIAEKYSVATQLMMGGITGWCAGYVLQRVGKVAATAVGGGFLLLQIANHSGYVQVDWKKVEKDVNKAKKHLKKKANKAAPELNTFIEEVKATDFIKRNIVLSSGFVGGFFLGLAS; encoded by the exons ATGGCGACCGTGGACCAAAGCGAAG GCCAAGAAGAGCCGGAAAGTGAAGAGGAGGTTTACGAGGTAGTGGATCTGACAGAGTATGCTCGACGGCATCAGTGGTGGAGTCGAGTATTCGGGAGTAACTCGGGTCCCATCGCTGAAAAGTACTCGGTGGCCACTCAGCTAATGATGGGAGGAATAACTGGATG GTGTGCTGGTTATGTCTTGCAGAGGGTTGGGAAGGTCGCAGCAACTGCTGTCGGTGGAGGCTTCCTCCTTTTACAG attgcCAATCATAGTGGCTACGTCCAGGTGGACTGGAAGAAAGTGGAGAAGGATGTGAACAAAGCAAAGAAACATCTGAAGAAGAAAGCCAACAAAGCTGCCCCAGAATTAAACACATTCATTGAGGAGGTAAAG GCTACCGATTTTATCAAGCGGAACATCGTCTTGTCCAGTGGCTTTGTTGGAGGATTTTTCCTTGGTCTGGCCTCCTAA
- the LOC130929778 gene encoding FUN14 domain-containing protein 1 isoform X2: protein MATVDQSEGQEEPESEEEVYEVVDLTEYARRHQWWSRVFGSNSGPIAEKYSVATQLMMGGITGWCAGYVLQRVGKVAATAVGGGFLLLQIANHSGYVQVDWKKVEKDVNKAKKHLKKKANKAAPELNTFIEEATDFIKRNIVLSSGFVGGFFLGLAS, encoded by the exons ATGGCGACCGTGGACCAAAGCGAAG GCCAAGAAGAGCCGGAAAGTGAAGAGGAGGTTTACGAGGTAGTGGATCTGACAGAGTATGCTCGACGGCATCAGTGGTGGAGTCGAGTATTCGGGAGTAACTCGGGTCCCATCGCTGAAAAGTACTCGGTGGCCACTCAGCTAATGATGGGAGGAATAACTGGATG GTGTGCTGGTTATGTCTTGCAGAGGGTTGGGAAGGTCGCAGCAACTGCTGTCGGTGGAGGCTTCCTCCTTTTACAG attgcCAATCATAGTGGCTACGTCCAGGTGGACTGGAAGAAAGTGGAGAAGGATGTGAACAAAGCAAAGAAACATCTGAAGAAGAAAGCCAACAAAGCTGCCCCAGAATTAAACACATTCATTGAGGAG GCTACCGATTTTATCAAGCGGAACATCGTCTTGTCCAGTGGCTTTGTTGGAGGATTTTTCCTTGGTCTGGCCTCCTAA
- the cenpl gene encoding centromere protein L isoform X2: MTAASRLFLTRELTSQRLSARRKIPKSDNILDKMDPQQLSLLMGTEWQLSFVTPMYQFRYTQLKSYARQLSAFMAAETQRGLALEVGGTLGFRVSFSVVRGLVGTDDDAEAVFIQIAAQNAFGRADEQDKTAWKGWLACVNGNADYPRSLPKDFVCLPLFACSGKEALTALVKSWFQQTFDCCLGSLELSHTSLQWLLALWTECRVESKAKDLKMVWTLPAKPALRVTYSVDPEDAWELWSSVRTSVGETDEREIDWEEVRRLTKALTGHFYRYFRMDLSAGNLSHLSTTMGAAKHEGRIKISNSRCLSATLTLLTECALLKMPI; the protein is encoded by the exons ATGACTGCAGCTTCGCGTCTCTTCCTGACGAGGGAGCTGACGTCCCAACGGCtcagcgccaggagaaaaataCCAAAGTCAGACAATATTCTG GACAAAATGGACCCTCAGCAGTTGTCCTTACTGATGGGGACAGAATGGCAGCTGTCCTTCGTCACGCCCATGTACCAATTCCGTTACACCCAGTTGAAAAGCTACGCCCGGCAACTCTCAGCGTTCATGGCAGCGGAAACGCAGCGAGGTCTGGCACTGGAGGTGGGAGGAACGCTCGGCTTCAGGGTCTCCTTCTCGGTAGTCCGGGGTCTGGTTGGGACAGATGATGATGCGGAGGCCGTCTTCATACAG ATCGCCGCTCAGAACGCATTCGGCAGAGCGGACGAGCAGGACAAGACGGCGTGGAAAGGCTGGCTGGCCTGCGTCAACGGCAATGCCGACTACCCGAGATCGCTCCCCAAAGATTTCGTCTGTCTACCGCTCTTCGCCTGCAGTGGGAAGGAGGCCCTCACCGCTTTGGTGAAATCCTGGTTCCAGCAGACCTTTGACTGCTGCTTGGGCTCCTTGGAGCTCAGCCACACCAGCTTGCAGTGGTTGCTGGCGTTGTGGACAGAGTGCCGTGTCGAGTCCAAAGCCAAGGATCTGAAAATGGTTTGGACACTTCCGGCGAAGCCGGCGCTTAGGGTGACCTACTCCGTGGACCCCGAGGACGCATGGGAGCTTTGGAGCAGTGTGAGAACCTCGGTGGGGGAGACCGACGAACGCGAGATCGATTGGGAGGAGGTGAGGAGGCTCACCAAAGCACTGACGGGACACTTCTACCGATACTTCCGAATGGATCTTTCGGCCGGGAATCTCAGCCACCTGTCCACCACGATGGGCGCGGCTAAACACGAAGGCAGAATCAAG ATTTCCAACAGTAGATGCTTGAGCGCGACGCTAACACTGCTGACAGAGTGCGCCCTCCTCAAAATGCCCATTTGA